A genomic region of Phragmites australis chromosome 2, lpPhrAust1.1, whole genome shotgun sequence contains the following coding sequences:
- the LOC133908663 gene encoding lysine-specific histone demethylase 1 homolog 3-like codes for MDDTLAIIKNKLKKRKKGKDGTGVAVAQCGAKGEVLAQQEDAQGVVDKGVGVADERSSHDGVKVGDGEVAGHGVQGLDDLGLEDSLSVLFTKSGRKSRQVSEKEAEGVGLACPHDEEGLDKGSGLALDTASKGTKRRRRRTKEEMKNAGAHDRKASLPRKAKAKAKANTNNFNRRSKVGAHQTLGPELEKKSDGKEKAADDGLCRLSFGEALLQDVEANNVLRDGSRNSFDGASHHFEVSAWASNHPRLKSCSGELAEKASCTAANAITGGVSDAHTCSQILGKDSSDDVDCSQGKSPTSTIKRKTGLKPKQVPRKPVRQKEALSSVDAKPAETAESDVLSKQRLRSDVQLSRSSAKQSNSLTTSVAGCTGGPNDGKIEPNADVRTEENLDQLAAFGAKDSCPPRNMTAPAKDLDMVDMAAPSDFEDMDNASKVKRVTRSSRKRKHGDMAYEGDVDWETLMQEQGLFSNPSAGFADQSVKSKDKIKTSEVYESGGDNGVAAVRAGLKAKAVTPIEKIKFKEVLKRKGGLQEYLECRNVILSHWSKDVKHLLDLAECGVSDVPLKYESSRQALIRDVYLFLDQNGCINAGIASGKVVKGHNTPCSEVVEVPKLNESHEMESDSLQDGIVAASLQNKGPEYGTGIECCRTASVKNTECALVEASNEKNCPTIHCDALELLPHLKSEEQPIEEKNLDMSTEGRDASLPSSNFGIHCRSYLDSPVGKVEVPNQPEAAGIENCRNSRPISDRVESGVYRKTIIIVGAGPAGLTAARHLQRQGFSVTVLEARDRIGGRVYTDRTSLSVPVDLGASIITGVEADIATERRADPSSLICSQLGLELTVLNSACPLYDVVTGDKVPDDLDEDLEAEYNGLLDEMALLFAQNGESAMGLSLEDGLEYALRKHRAAQPTASVEQDDHLTSMANSGAVDISKSAATEKEIAHCGKDDKIDVLSPLERRVMNWHFAHLEYGCAATLKSVSLPYWNQDDVYGGFGGAHCMIKGGYDTVLHSLAKGLDVRLNHVVTEVLYGSEESGASCAGGKHVKVSTSNGSEFIGDAVLITVPLGCLKAQTIKFSPSLPDWKLSSINRLGFGVLNKIVLEFPEVFWDDNVDYFGATAEETDLRGRCFMFWNLRKTVGAPVLIALVVGKAAIDGQSISSGDHVNNAMVVLRKLFRDASVPDPVASVVTNWGLDPFSRGAYSYVAVGASGRDYDILGRPVANCLFFAGEATCKEHPDTVGGAVLSGLREAVRIIDLVNTGNDYIAEVEALQTYQMQSDSERNEVRDMSNRLEACELSTALSKNSSDIMYPIVSKESLLQEMFFSVKTTSGRLHLAKELLKLPADVLKSFAGSKEGLSTLNSWILDSLGKNATQLLRHCVRLLVIVSTDLVAVRLSGIGRTVKEKVCMHTSRDIRAIARQLVSVWIEVFRKEKASNGLKLLRRIPSIESTKTRSKDLQSGKPTLRVQDDTLDNHKVASQRQHGASPSSHSPPKTNKKSENKDTKLETVTATRSDGSSLSQKQHHGIKPQVELVVPMSEEEAAAFAAAEAARATAIAAAQAYASVEAEINVPRELPKIPSFHTFARRDHYLDESDTRKKVSKDNFGRLECISEIDSRNGKAKDSSADNTNCADVDSSKMTEDNCTQRSQSNEKACLTNIRDHSTDSCAVDSRFTRAWVDTDTICIDGVKDPLAIERWQAQAMEADKEFYSRIHIPDEEDSSSQKQTCRSSASQVAESKPASEGQSRGVELKQALVNFIASLLMPLYRGKKIDREGYKTIMRKAVNKITESCTEGEKLMTSHEFLDVKRKNKIESFVDKLVDRHLYVVSKPAKP; via the exons ATGGATGATACCTTGGCTATTATAAAGAATAAGTTGAAGAAGCGGAAGAAGGGCAAGGATGGCACTGGTGTTGCAGTGGCTCAATGTGGTGCCAAGGGTGAGGTATTGGCTCAACAGGAAGATGCGCAGGGTGTTGTTGATAAAGGTGTGGGTGTTGCTGATGAGAGGAGCAGTCATGATGGCGTGAAAGTGGGGGATGGTGAAGTGGCTGGGCACGGCGTGCAGGGTTTGGATGATTTGGGGTTGGAAGACTCCTTGTCGGTGCTGTTTACAAAATCTGGTCGGAAGTCTCGGCAAGTCTCAGAGAAGGAGGCAGAAGGTGTGGGTCTTGCTTGTCCACATGATGAGGAAGGTCTTGACAAGGGATCTGGTTTGGCTCTGGATACAGCTTCCAAGGGCACCaaaaggaggaggcggcgcacAAAGGAAGAGATGAAGAATGCTGGTGCGCATGATCGGAAAGCCTCATTGCCCCGGAAGGCAAAGGCAAAGGCAAAGGCAAACACTAACAATTTTAACAGACGCTCTAAGGTTGGTGCTCACCAAACTTTGGGTCCTGAACTGGAAAAGAAGTCTGATGGGAAAGAGAAGGCTGCAGATGATGGATTATGTCGCCTGTCATTTGGAGAAGCGCTTTTACAAGATGTGGAAGCCAACAATGTACTAAGGGATGGATCTAGAAACTCTTTCGATGGGGCTAGTCATCACTTTGAAGTTTCAGCTTGGGCAAGCAATCACCCTAGGTTGAAATCTTGTTCAGGAGAGCTTGCTGAAAAAGCATCTTGCACTGCAGCAAATGCAATCACTGGGGGTGTTTCTGATGCGCACACATGTTCCCAAATATTAGGGAAGGACAGCAGTGATGATGTAGATTGTTCACAAGGCAAGTCACCAACATCAACCATAAAAAGGAAAACTGGTCTAAAACCAAAACAGGTACCCAGGAAACCTGTTCGACAAAAAGAGGCATTATCATCTGTTGATGCTAAACCAGCTGAGACGGCAGAAAGTGATGTTTTATCAAAGCAGCGACTTAGAAGTGATGTTCAGCTGTCGAGATCAAGTGCTAAGCAGTCTAATTCGTTGACAACCAGTGTGGCAGGGTGTACAGGTGGCCCTAATGATGGGAAGATTGAACCAAATGCAGATGTACGTACAGAAGAAAATTTGGATCAGCTGGCTGCTTTTGGGGCCAAGGATTCTTGTCCTCCTCGTAACATGACGGCACCTGCAAAAGATCTGGATATGGTTGACATGGCAGCACCATCGGATTTTGAAGACATGGACAATGCATCAAAGGTGAAACGTGTTACACGAAGTTCCAGAAAACGCAAACATGGTGACATGGCATATGAAGGCGATGTTGACTGGGAAACTCTAATGCAAGAGCAGGGGCTGTTCTCAAACCCCTCAGCAGGTTTTGCGGATCAATCCGTCAAATCGAAAGATAAAATTAAAACTTCAGAAGTTTATGAGAGTGGAGGTGATAATGGTGTTGCTGCAGTACGTGCTGGCCTAAAGGCGAAGGCTGTTACACCAATTGAGAAGATCAAGTTTAAGGAAGTCTTGAAGCGCAAGGGTGGCCTTCAGGAGTACCTAGAGTGCAG GAATGTAATACTAAGTCACTGGAGCAAGGATGTTAAACATTTATTGGATCTTGCAGAATGTGGTGTTTCTGATGTTCCTTTGAAATATGAGTCGTCACGTCAAGCACTTATTCGTGATGTGTATTTATTCTTAGACCAAAAT GGCTGCATAAATGCTGGAATTGCATCAGGCAAGGTGGTAAAGGGGCACAATACTCCTTGTTCTGAAGTTGTGGAAGTACCCAAGCTAAATGAATCACATGAAATGGAATCAGACAGCCTTCAAGATGGCATTGTCGCTGCATCACTCCAGAATAAGGGTCCTGAGTATGGCACGGGCATTGAATGTTGCAGAACTGCAAGTGTtaaaaatactgaatgtgcttTGGTAGAAGCATCAAATGAAAAGAATTGCCCCACTATTCACTGTGATGCTCTGGAGTTGCTACCTCACTTGAAGTCTGAAGAACAGCCTATTGAAGAAAAGAATCTAGACATGTCAACTGAGGGTAGAGATGCATCGCTGCCATCCAGCAATTTCGGTATCCACTGCAGGTCATATCTGGACAGTCCTGTTGGAAAAGTTGAAGTCCCTAATCAACCAGAAGCAGCTGGTATTGAAAATTGTAGAAACAGCCGTCCAATAAGTGATAGAGTTGAATCTGGTGTGTATCGCAAAACGATAATCATTGTGGGAGCTGGTCCTGCTGGTTTAACTGCTGCGCGCCATTTGCAACGACAAGGTTTTTCGGTCACTGTTCTTGAGGCACGTGATAGGATTGGTGGTCGTGTTTACACAGATCGCACATCACTTTCAGTTCCTGTGGATTTGGGTGCTAGCATTATTACAGGAGTCGAGGCTGATATCGCTACTGAAAGACGGGCTGATCCATCCTCTTTGATTTGTTCTCAGCTTGGTCTTGAACTGACTGTGTTAAACAGTGCTTGCCCTCTCTATGATGTAGTCACTGGTGACAAGGTTCCTGATGATTTGGATGAAGATTTAGAAGCTGAATACaatggccttcttgatgagatGGCACTGCTTTTTGCACAAAATGGTGAGAGCGCAATGGGTTTATCCCTTGAGGATGGATTGGAGTATGCTCTTAGGAAGCATCGTGCAGCTCAACCTACAGCTTCTGTGGAGCAGGATGATCACTTGACAAGTATGGCCAACTCTGGAGCTGTAGACATTTCCAAAAGTGCTGCAACAGAAAAGGAGATAGCTCATTGTGGGAAGGACGATAAGATAGATGTTCTCAGCCCTCTTGAGAGAAGAGTTATGAACTGGCACTTTGCACACTTAGAGTATGGTTGTGCTGCAACGCTCAAATCTGTATCCCTTCCATACTGGAACCAGGATGATGTATATGGAGGATTTGGAGGTGCTCATTGCATGATCAAAGGTGGCTATGACACTGTTCTGCATAGCCTTGCAAAAGGACTTGATGTTAGGTTAAACCATGTTGTAACTGAAGTACTCTATGGATCCGAGGAATCAGGTGCTAGCTGTGCGGGTGGGAAACATGTTAAGGTTTCCACTTCAAATGGAAGTGAATTTATTGGAGATGCTGTGTTAATAACTGTTCCTCTTGGTTGCTTGAAAGCACAGACAATTAAATTTTCTCCTTCCTTGCCAGACTGGAAACTATCTTCGATAAACAGGCTTGGGTTTGGTGTTCTAAACAAAATAGTATTGGAGTTCCCTGAGGTATTTTGGGATGATAATGTGGATTACTTTGGTGCAACTGCAGAAGAAACAGATTTAAGAGGACGGTGCTTTATGTTTTGGAATCTCAGAAAGACAGTTGGGGCACCAGTTCTGATAGCTCTAGTTGTTGGGAAGGCTGCTATAGATGGACAAAGCATCAGTTCCGGTGATCATGTTAACAATGCTATGGTGGTTCTCCGAAAGCTCTTTAGGGATGCTTCTGTACCTGATCCAGTTGCATCTGTTGTGACAAATTGGGGCCTTGATCCCTTTAGTAGAGGTGCTTACTCTTACGTTGCAGTTGGAGCATCCGGGCGAGATTATGATATTCTCGGAAGACCAGTTGCAAATTGTTTGTTTTTTGCTGGTGAAGCAACATGCAAAGAGCATCCAGATACTGTTGGTGGTGCAGTTTTGAGTGGTTTGCGAGAAGCTGTTCGCATCATTGACTTAGTAAACACTGGAAATGACTATATCGCTGAGGTTGAAGCTCTGCAGACTTACCAAATGCAGTCAGACAGTGAAAGAAATGAAGTTAGAGACATGTCAAATAGACTTGAAGCATGCGAACTTTCAACCGCTCTAAGTAAAAACTCATCTGATATAATGTATCCAATTGTTAGCAAGGAATCTTTGCTGCAAGAAATGTTCTTCAGTGTAAAAACTACGTCAGGGCGCCTACATTTGGCTAAGGAATTATTGAAGCTTCCCGCTGATGTTCTTAAATCATTTGCCGGGTCTAAAGAAGGACTAAGTACACTGAACTCTTGGATACTT GATTCACTAGGGAAAAATGCTACTCAACTACTGCGGCACTGTGTGCGCTTGCTTGTGATTGTTTCAACTGATCTGGTAGCTGTGCGTTTATCAG GAATTGGGAGGACTGTAAAGGAGAAAGTTTGCATGCACACAAGCCGAGATATTCGTGCTATAGCTCGTCAGTTGGTCAGTGTGTGGATTGAAGTCTTTCGTAAAGAAAAGGCTAGCAATGGACTCAAATTGCTGCGTCGAATACCATCAATTGAATCAACTAAGACCAGGAGTAAGGATCTGCAATCAGGAAAGCCTACTTTACGTGTGCAAGATGATACTTTGGACAATCATAAAGTAGCTTCGCAGCGCCAGCATGGAGCATCTCCCAGTAGCCACTCACCACCCAAAACAAACAAGAAGTCTGAGAACAAGGACACAAAATTGGAAACTGTGACAGCTACCAGGTCCGATGGCAGCTCACTTTCCCAAAAGCAACATCACGGTATCAAACCTCAGGTAGAGCTTGTCGTTCCTATGTCTGAGGAAGAAGCTGCTGCATTCGCTGCTGCCGAGGCTGCTCGAGCTACTGCCATAGCAGCTGCACAG GCATATGCATCTGTAGAGGCAGAGATAAATGTGCCTCGTGAGCTTCCAAAGATACCATCATTCCATACTTTTGCGAGGCGTGATCACTATTTGGACGAATCTGATACAAGAAAAAAAGTGTCGAAGGATAATTTTGGGAGACTTGAGTGCATATCAGAAATTGATTCCAGGAATGGCAAAGCTAAGGACTCATCAGCTGACAACACCAACTGTGCTGACGTTGACAGCTCAAAAATGACTGAAGATAACTGCACACAGAGGAGCCAATCAAACGAGAAAGCCTGCCTAACAAATATTAGGGATCATTCTACAGATAGCTGTGCTGTAGACAGTCGGTTTACGAGGGCATGGGTTGATACTGATACAATCTGCATCGATGGTGTCAAGGATCCTCTAGCCATTGAGAGGTGGCAGGCACAGGCAATGGAAGCTGATAAAGAATTCTACAGTCGGATACACATACCCGATGAAGAAGATTCAAGTAGTCAGAAGCAGACATGCCGTAGTTCTGCCTCACAGGTTGCTGAGAGCAAACCTGCATCAGAAGGTCAGTCGAGAGGTGTGGAACTAAAACAGGCTCTTGTGAATTTCATAGCCTCGCTGCTAATGCCATTATACAGAGGAAAAAAGATTGACAGGGAGGGGTACAAAACAATTATGCGGAAAGCTGTTAACAAG ATCACGGAGTCATGCACAGAAGGAGAGAAGTTGATGACTTCTCatgagtttcttgatgttaaaaggaaaaacaag ATCGAATCCTTTGTGGACAAGTTGGTTGACAGGCATTTGTATGTTGTTAGCAAACCTGCCAAACCATAA
- the LOC133906587 gene encoding uncharacterized protein LOC133906587: MFTIASNSFRRFAQKNASQSAAPPNPPPASSPPKHASRGGTLGKELLPYCRRSRPLCIGVACGGDPSGLGFIFHWDRRNKKRDMRSLWIERINAGTRLHGVNYGNFMHGLMKENIQLNRKVLTELSMH, translated from the exons ATGTTTACTATAGCATCCAACAGTTTTCGCCGTTTCG CCCAGAAAAATGCTTCGCAGTCGGCCGCGCCGCCTAACCCGCCTCCAGCCTCCTCTCCACCGAAGCACGCCAGCCGCGGAGGCACCCTAGGGAAGGAACTCCTCCCTTACTGCCGTCGTTCCCGTCCTCTTTGTATTGGCGTGGCGTGTGGTGGAGATCCATCCGGACTTGGATTTATCTTTCATTG GGACAGGCGTAACAAGAAGAGGGATATGAGATCCCTTTGGATTGAGCGCATTAATGCTGGTACACGACTGCATGGG GTGAACTATGGAAACTTTATGCATGGATTGATGAAGGAGAACATCCAACTCAACAGGAAGGTGCTCACGGAGCTGTCGATGCATTAA
- the LOC133908664 gene encoding probable WRKY transcription factor 56: MENLQGDDDAHALPSFPYFAVPSPPLAPPILSSDDQHSTLAALQQQQPPACNNLPLGPDQLAATVAPMILPAMDWSSLLRQASLMSPALPGLQEAVQMDQSGENDGAEAGGSGSSGKEKAAKGGGKGRSGKKKMSRPRFAFQTRSVNDILDDGYRWRKYGQKAVKNSANPRSYYRCTHHTCNVKKQVQRLAKDTSIVVTTYEGVHNHPCEKLMEALSPILKQLQFLSQF; this comes from the exons ATGGAGAACCTGCAAGGAGACGACGACGCACACGCACTCCCGAGCTTCCCCTATTTCGCCGTGCCGTCGCCTCCGCTTGCGCCCCCGATCTTATCATCGGATGATCAGCATAGTACCCTCGCAGCCCTCcaacagcagcagccgccgGCGTGCAATAACCTTCCTCTGGGCCCTGATCAGCTGGCGGCAACGGTGGCGCCGATGATTCTCCCGGCGATGGACTGGTCGTCGCTGCTCCGGCAGGCCAGCTTGATGAGCCCGGCCTTGCCGGGGCTGCAAGAGGCCGTGCAGATGGACCAGAGCGGGGAGAACGATGGCGCTGAGGCAGGGGGCAGCGGGAGTAGTGGTAAAGAGAAGGCGGCAAAGGGCGGCGGCAAAGGGAGGtcagggaagaagaagatgagcaggCCGCGGTTCGCGTTCCAGACGAGGAGCGTGAACGACATCCTGGACGACGGCTACCGGTGGAGGAAGTACGGACAGAAGGCCGTCAAGAACAGCGCCAACCCCAG GAGCTACTACCGGTGCACCCATCACACGTGCAACGTGAAGAAGCAGGTGCAGCGCCTGGCCAAGGACACGAGCATCGTCGTGACCACGTACGAGGGCGTCCACAACCATCCCTGCGAGAAGCTCATGGAGGCGCTCAGCCCCATCCTGAAGCAgctccagttcctctcacagTTCTAA